The following proteins are encoded in a genomic region of Amphiura filiformis chromosome 11, Afil_fr2py, whole genome shotgun sequence:
- the LOC140164421 gene encoding uncharacterized protein, with amino-acid sequence MADEQVKLLEKELEEVINYCQSSKLNQDQLRKCAEPLLQISKSQIESWIRKLAVLSFVVGVIAVLFQWSVSYRWICVFAKCFALQVLPYWDWTGLHRESCILYNPYLVEENLTEEDCEVCEDYGSIDHQRNISHSTMANVYLFDNMPIVITDAAQDWKATQDFSIDYIKQLYNKDKVLSKFDLCNYKTATGHRFVQVRDNNIPKFHVYWENCFMEPMKALRTYYSRPYFLPPMVETGTINIVAMASPVGDIPFGHDHYKLLSYNSTDSMTWFSQVRGQYFIRLSPRSPCDKICQKLHFVLKEGETLVLPNDMWLFQFAPHGKNPSIAIGATGTWDQ; translated from the exons ATGGCAGATGAACAAGTAAAACTTCTTGAAAAGGAGCTTGAGGAAGTTATTAACTATTGCCAATcatcaaaactaaatcaagatcaGTTAAGAAAGTGCGCAGAACCTTTGCTCCAGATCTCAAAAAGTCAAATAGAAA GTTGGATCAGGAAGCTTGCTGTGTTATCATTTGTTGTTGGtgtaattgcagttttgtttCAGTGGAGCGTAAGCTATAGATGGATTTGTGTCTTCGCAAAATGCTTTGCATTACAG GTGTTACCATACTGGGATTGGACTGGGTTGCACAGAGAATCTTGTATCCTATATAACCCCTACCTCGTTGAAGAAAATCTCACAGAGGAAGACTGTGAG GTATGTGAAGATTATGGCAGCATAGATCATCAAAGGAACATTAGTCATAGCACTATGGCAAATGTGTATCTGTTTGACAATATGCCAATAGTGATAACAGATGCAGCTCAAGATTGGAAAGCAACTCAAGACTTCAGTATAGACTACATCAAGCAG CTTTATAATAAGGACAAAGTTTTGAGTAAGTTTGATCTGTGTAATTATAAGACAGCGACTGGACACCGATTTGTACAGGTCAGAGACAATAACATACCCAAATTCCATGTTTATTG GGAGAACTGTTTTATGGAGCCAATGAAAGCTCTGCGTACTTACTACTCAAGACCATATTTCTTGCCACCTATGGTTGAGACGGGCACCATTAATATAGTTGCCATGGCATCACCTGTAGGGGATATACCTTTTGGACATGACCATTATAAATTATTA AGTTATAATTCTACAGATTCAATGACTTGGTTTTCCCAGGTCAGAGGTCAATATTTCATCAGGTTAAGTCCCCGGTCACCATGCGATAAGATTTGtcagaaattgcattttgtaTTGAAAGAAGGAGAGACCT TGGTTCTACCCAATGACATGTGGCTCTTCCAGTTTGCACCCCATGGGAAAAATCCTTCTATCGCTATCGGAGCTACAGGCACTTGGGACCAATGA